A genome region from Methanococcoides burtonii DSM 6242 includes the following:
- a CDS encoding NAD(P)-binding domain-containing protein: MKIAILGGTGNIGRGFALRWGQMHDVVIGSRNSEKAITVAEEYTRILSERGFDSKIEGMGNKSAAKVADVIIIAIRYEQVSSVIELIAPVLKDQVVVSVVVPMEKDRCYIQPDPTTNGHITINASKSDYNADYFCYTTPAAGSAAAEIDTLLPSDIELVSAFHNVPAKKLADLDIELDYDIAVCGNCMHSKKIIFGLVNDISKMRPLDVGPLETSGMVESLTPLVINIAIRNKMHDVGIKFV; the protein is encoded by the coding sequence ATGAAGATCGCAATCCTTGGTGGAACTGGCAATATTGGTAGAGGCTTTGCCCTGCGCTGGGGTCAGATGCATGATGTGGTGATAGGTTCCAGAAATTCTGAGAAAGCTATTACAGTCGCAGAAGAATATACTCGTATCCTGAGCGAAAGGGGTTTTGATTCCAAGATCGAAGGTATGGGAAACAAGTCTGCTGCAAAAGTTGCAGATGTAATAATCATTGCAATTCGGTATGAACAGGTTTCTTCTGTGATCGAGCTCATAGCACCTGTCCTCAAAGACCAGGTCGTAGTTTCAGTTGTAGTTCCTATGGAAAAGGATCGCTGTTACATCCAGCCGGACCCAACTACCAATGGGCATATTACGATCAATGCTTCCAAGTCTGATTATAATGCTGATTACTTCTGTTACACAACTCCTGCTGCTGGCAGTGCTGCAGCAGAGATCGATACACTCTTGCCATCTGATATAGAACTTGTATCTGCGTTCCACAATGTTCCTGCAAAGAAACTTGCAGACCTTGATATTGAACTTGATTATGATATTGCGGTATGTGGTAACTGCATGCATTCAAAGAAGATCATATTCGGTCTTGTAAATGATATATCTAAAATGCGTCCGTTAGATGTCGGACCACTTGAGACTTCTGGAATGGTCGAATCTCTGACACCTTTGGTGATAAATATTGCCATACGCAATAAAATGCATGATGTTGGTATCAAATTCGTTTAA
- a CDS encoding metallophosphoesterase family protein, producing MELLLISDIHGNIEALDAALSIPHDRTICLGDLVDYGPDPGGCFDRLRDEGISCVMGNHNNALSGELIVAVIILTSIFPLLHGNVLWMSWTTGNSSFFETYHSRSKKILMAYDSSLLMLVRFLCMTISGRTLPMKLLGICWGGRCRYNGRRGSR from the coding sequence ATGGAACTGCTTCTTATCTCTGATATACATGGTAATATTGAAGCCCTGGATGCAGCGCTTTCCATTCCTCATGACCGAACAATTTGTCTTGGGGATTTGGTGGACTATGGTCCGGATCCGGGTGGATGTTTCGATCGGCTGCGGGATGAAGGCATTTCGTGTGTGATGGGTAATCATAATAATGCGCTGTCAGGGGAATTGATTGTGGCTGTGATTATACTTACAAGCATCTTTCCGTTGCTACACGGAAATGTACTCTGGATGTCCTGGACGACGGGCAACTCGAGTTTCTTTGAGACTTACCATTCTCGCTCAAAGAAGATATTGATGGCATACGATTCCTCTTTACTCATGCTGGTCCGCTTTCTATGTATGACTATATCGGGCCGGACACTTCCAATGAAGCTGTTAGGGATATGCTGGGGAGGTCGATGCAGATATAATGGTCGCAGGGGGTCCAGATAG
- a CDS encoding DUF167 domain-containing protein, translating into MPTSFEKAIKETKDGIAIDLEVTPGSKKACFPAGYNQWRERIEIKLTSAAQKGKANGQLIEIVADFFNIGQREVIIGSGAKSSKKTVIINRPDQEQVVLALESILKK; encoded by the coding sequence ATGCCCACATCTTTTGAAAAAGCTATCAAAGAAACAAAGGATGGTATCGCCATCGATCTGGAAGTTACCCCCGGGTCAAAGAAAGCCTGTTTTCCTGCAGGTTATAACCAGTGGCGGGAACGTATCGAAATCAAACTTACGTCCGCAGCACAGAAAGGGAAGGCCAACGGACAGCTTATAGAGATCGTGGCAGACTTTTTTAATATAGGTCAACGAGAGGTCATCATAGGGTCTGGTGCAAAAAGCTCTAAGAAAACGGTCATCATAAATAGACCTGATCAAGAACAAGTTGTTTTAGCACTCGAGAGTATTTTGAAGAAATAG
- a CDS encoding class II fructose-bisphosphate aldolase — protein sequence MTNNNFEPIPSSFMFKSLLDMNTIIMTANPRIALVTKGIMRAAKEMDAPLILELARSECNLEGGYAGLTPAAISKITRDAAKELEFDMWSLHADHIGIKKGTDEDIEATKKLVDGQIEAGYTSFAIDASHLFNFQGGNLREELANNIDATTKIGLHIKRGMGDKEYGLEVEVGEIGREDEHGRVLTRPEEAVTFIKALNENGVYPHFLAIANGSAHGNTYDTNGNRIEQVSVDIEQTVAVAQALKDNNLDVRIAQHGITGTPRDLIHNHFPHGDIVKGNVATFYQNIVWDLFKVYEPELYKDLWDWTIANYKEKAPEKNDNELFGKFSKFAIKEFFDRIYSVGEDTLEAIDAMCYAETLIFIKAFNGQGTAKIVRDHMA from the coding sequence ATGACCAATAACAATTTTGAACCGATACCAAGCTCATTTATGTTTAAGAGCCTGCTTGATATGAACACGATCATTATGACTGCAAATCCTCGTATCGCTCTTGTGACAAAAGGCATCATGCGAGCAGCAAAAGAAATGGATGCACCATTAATTCTTGAGCTGGCAAGGTCGGAGTGCAATCTGGAAGGTGGCTATGCAGGTCTGACCCCTGCTGCGATCTCCAAGATCACCAGAGATGCCGCAAAAGAGCTCGAGTTCGATATGTGGTCATTACATGCGGACCATATCGGTATCAAAAAGGGCACTGATGAAGATATCGAGGCTACAAAAAAGCTTGTCGATGGACAGATAGAGGCTGGTTACACTTCCTTTGCAATTGACGCATCCCATCTGTTCAATTTCCAGGGTGGCAATCTGCGTGAAGAACTTGCGAACAACATCGATGCAACAACAAAGATCGGACTCCACATCAAAAGGGGTATGGGCGATAAGGAGTATGGTCTTGAGGTCGAGGTCGGTGAGATTGGAAGGGAGGACGAACATGGCAGAGTTCTGACCCGGCCGGAGGAAGCTGTTACTTTCATCAAGGCATTGAACGAGAACGGTGTTTATCCTCACTTCCTGGCAATTGCTAATGGTAGTGCTCATGGGAACACTTATGATACCAACGGTAACCGCATCGAACAGGTATCTGTAGATATCGAGCAGACCGTTGCAGTAGCACAGGCACTGAAGGACAACAACCTCGATGTCAGGATCGCACAGCATGGGATCACCGGTACACCACGTGACCTGATTCACAATCACTTCCCACATGGCGATATTGTGAAGGGCAATGTGGCAACCTTCTACCAGAACATAGTCTGGGATCTCTTCAAGGTATATGAGCCCGAACTCTACAAAGATCTCTGGGACTGGACAATTGCAAACTATAAGGAAAAGGCTCCGGAAAAGAACGATAATGAGCTATTTGGCAAGTTCAGCAAATTTGCTATCAAAGAGTTCTTTGACAGGATATATTCAGTTGGTGAGGATACATTGGAAGCAATTGATGCAATGTGTTATGCTGAGACTCTTATTTTCATCAAGGCCTTCAATGGTCAGGGCACTGCAAAAATAGTTCGGGATCATATGGCATGA
- a CDS encoding YIP1 family protein has product MTLTQILKDPNSFFEEKIKSEVEFKTPLLIMIFIGVLAAISATVMTQSIMSAMPEEMAMFGIIGLVAAIAGAFIGVFITWVIYTIIFYLLSSVFGGEGDFKRTLEFVAYGFIPTIINSITSIYVISKIFSTIDMTTVDPIAINETLLADPTMQMITVVGIIINLWSANIWRYGLVHARNMTVKNATIAVMIPIGISILFNLITLLGI; this is encoded by the coding sequence ATGACACTAACTCAAATTCTTAAGGATCCTAATAGTTTTTTTGAAGAAAAGATAAAAAGTGAAGTGGAATTTAAGACACCTCTTCTCATAATGATATTCATCGGGGTATTAGCAGCCATAAGCGCCACGGTTATGACCCAATCCATAATGAGTGCTATGCCAGAAGAAATGGCAATGTTTGGAATCATTGGTCTCGTGGCTGCTATCGCAGGAGCATTTATCGGCGTTTTTATCACCTGGGTAATATACACGATAATATTCTACCTGCTATCATCTGTTTTTGGTGGAGAAGGAGATTTTAAAAGAACTCTCGAATTCGTTGCATATGGATTCATTCCAACCATCATCAACAGCATAACCTCCATTTATGTGATCTCAAAGATTTTCTCAACGATCGACATGACCACAGTTGACCCAATTGCCATAAATGAAACACTTCTTGCAGACCCGACAATGCAAATGATCACAGTGGTAGGAATAATCATTAACCTCTGGAGTGCGAACATCTGGAGATATGGTCTTGTACATGCAAGGAACATGACCGTAAAGAACGCAACAATAGCAGTGATGATACCAATTGGAATATCAATATTATTCAATTTGATAACTCTTCTGGGTATCTAA
- a CDS encoding Glu/Leu/Phe/Val family dehydrogenase, translating to MAEQNPFENARKQLQKCADILELDEGIHDILKNPMREMHVSLPIRMDDGSIKVFQGFRVQYNDAKGPTKGGIRFHPDETVDTVKALAAWMTWKCAVMDIPLGGGKGGVICNPKEMSQSELERLSRKYISSISMIVGPDKDVPAPDVYTNPQMMAWMMDEFSKFAGKNQFGVITGKPLSVGGSLGRGDATARGGLYAVREAAAEIGLELKDATVAIQGYGNAGYFAGTLCEELFGCKVVAVSDSRGGAVNMNGISAEAAQEHKKATGSVVGLAGTEPISNEDILELDVDILIPAALEHVITHENADNIKAKIVAELANGPTTPEADEMLFQKGVHLIPDFLCNGGGVTVSYFEMVQNFYMYRWSIERVHNRLDAKMTNAYHAVLEASKQYNVNMRTAAYVVAVNRVVEAMADRGWLY from the coding sequence ATGGCAGAACAAAACCCATTTGAGAATGCAAGAAAGCAGTTACAGAAGTGCGCAGATATCCTTGAGCTCGATGAGGGCATTCATGATATCCTGAAGAACCCAATGAGGGAAATGCATGTGTCCCTTCCTATCCGCATGGATGATGGAAGCATCAAGGTCTTCCAGGGATTCAGGGTACAGTACAATGATGCAAAAGGTCCAACAAAAGGTGGTATCCGCTTCCACCCAGACGAGACCGTTGACACTGTCAAGGCACTTGCAGCATGGATGACATGGAAATGTGCAGTTATGGACATCCCCCTCGGTGGAGGTAAGGGTGGAGTTATCTGCAACCCTAAGGAAATGTCCCAGAGTGAACTTGAGCGCCTTTCAAGGAAGTACATTTCAAGTATCTCAATGATCGTAGGTCCTGACAAGGACGTACCTGCTCCTGATGTCTACACCAACCCACAGATGATGGCATGGATGATGGACGAGTTCTCCAAGTTCGCTGGCAAGAACCAGTTTGGTGTCATCACTGGTAAGCCACTCAGCGTTGGTGGTTCCCTCGGTCGTGGCGATGCTACAGCACGTGGCGGTCTTTACGCAGTCCGTGAAGCAGCAGCAGAGATCGGCCTTGAACTTAAGGACGCAACTGTCGCAATTCAGGGATACGGTAATGCAGGTTATTTTGCTGGAACTCTCTGTGAAGAGCTCTTCGGATGCAAGGTCGTCGCTGTAAGTGACAGCCGCGGCGGTGCTGTCAACATGAACGGTATCAGCGCAGAAGCAGCACAGGAGCACAAGAAGGCAACCGGTTCAGTTGTTGGTCTCGCAGGCACAGAGCCTATCTCCAACGAAGACATCCTTGAGCTTGATGTCGATATACTTATCCCGGCAGCTCTTGAGCACGTCATCACACACGAGAATGCAGACAATATCAAAGCAAAGATCGTTGCAGAACTTGCAAATGGTCCAACTACTCCGGAAGCAGATGAGATGCTCTTCCAGAAAGGCGTACACCTCATTCCTGACTTCCTCTGTAATGGTGGCGGTGTGACAGTATCTTACTTCGAGATGGTACAGAACTTCTACATGTACCGCTGGAGCATAGAGAGGGTCCACAACAGACTTGACGCAAAGATGACCAACGCATACCACGCTGTTCTCGAAGCGTCCAAGCAGTATAATGTCAACATGAGAACTGCAGCATATGTCGTAGCTGTCAACCGTGTAGTTGAAGCAATGGCAGACCGCGGATGGTTATACTAA
- the glnA gene encoding type I glutamate--ammonia ligase produces MNINTKEDVLKAIENNNVKFIRLQFTDIQGVVKDVEIPVTQIEKALSVGISFDGSSIEGFVRINESDMVLKPDTSSFAILPWNQKKGVVARMICDIYLPDGTPFEGDPRYTLKKVMKEAKEMGFSLNVGPELEFFLFERHDGKATTIPHDFGRYFEFAPADLAEDIRRDIVLTLMDLGFEIEASHHEVAFGQHEIDFKYGDALTTADNVTTFKYVTRTIAKLNGLHATFMPKPIFGENGSGMHVNLSLSKNGENIFYDADGDMQISDEARYFIGGLLKHVKAITAISNPLINSYKRLVPGYEAPVYIAWSGANRSSLIRIPAARGKGTRVELRSPDPSCNPYITFAAVLAAGLDGIRNKIDPGDNREENIFELTDKGLRDFGIETLPSTLNDSAKYLADDELLKEALGAHVHNSVLSLAKAEWDSYRIQVHDWEIERYLNTV; encoded by the coding sequence ATGAATATCAATACTAAAGAAGATGTTCTCAAAGCAATTGAGAATAACAATGTTAAGTTTATAAGGTTGCAGTTCACGGACATTCAGGGTGTCGTGAAAGATGTGGAAATTCCTGTAACACAGATAGAAAAGGCTCTTAGTGTGGGCATATCCTTCGATGGTTCCTCCATTGAAGGTTTTGTTCGTATCAATGAGTCAGATATGGTTTTAAAACCAGATACATCTTCCTTCGCCATACTTCCATGGAACCAGAAGAAGGGTGTTGTTGCAAGGATGATCTGTGATATCTATCTTCCCGATGGAACACCATTTGAAGGGGATCCTCGCTACACACTCAAGAAGGTCATGAAAGAGGCGAAAGAAATGGGCTTCTCACTTAATGTGGGTCCTGAACTCGAATTTTTCCTGTTCGAGAGGCATGATGGAAAAGCAACAACTATTCCTCACGATTTTGGCAGGTATTTCGAATTTGCACCTGCAGACCTTGCAGAGGATATTCGTCGTGATATTGTCTTAACTCTCATGGATCTTGGATTTGAGATTGAAGCTTCACACCACGAAGTTGCATTCGGTCAGCATGAGATCGATTTCAAGTATGGGGATGCCCTTACCACTGCTGACAATGTAACTACTTTCAAGTATGTGACCCGTACCATCGCAAAGCTCAATGGCTTACACGCAACTTTCATGCCAAAACCGATCTTTGGTGAGAACGGCTCAGGTATGCATGTAAACCTCTCTCTTTCTAAGAATGGGGAGAATATATTCTATGATGCTGATGGCGATATGCAGATAAGTGATGAAGCACGCTACTTTATTGGCGGTCTTCTCAAACACGTAAAGGCTATAACAGCAATTTCCAATCCACTTATAAACTCCTACAAGCGCCTTGTTCCGGGATATGAAGCTCCGGTCTACATTGCATGGTCAGGTGCTAACAGAAGCTCTCTCATCCGTATCCCTGCGGCAAGGGGTAAGGGCACTCGTGTAGAACTTAGAAGCCCGGACCCATCATGTAACCCCTATATCACATTCGCTGCCGTTCTTGCAGCAGGGCTTGATGGTATCAGGAACAAGATCGATCCCGGGGATAACAGGGAAGAGAACATCTTTGAGCTTACTGATAAAGGACTCAGGGACTTTGGTATCGAAACCCTTCCATCAACACTGAACGATTCTGCAAAGTATCTGGCAGATGATGAGCTCTTAAAAGAAGCACTTGGTGCTCATGTGCACAATAGTGTCCTGAGTCTTGCAAAGGCTGAATGGGATTCTTATCGTATTCAGGTTCATGATTGGGAGATCGAAAGGTATCTCAATACTGTGTGA